Proteins from one Coffea arabica cultivar ET-39 chromosome 8c, Coffea Arabica ET-39 HiFi, whole genome shotgun sequence genomic window:
- the LOC113706794 gene encoding organic cation/carnitine transporter 3-like produces MTDPAPLILRSSSSSSSVVAAEASPPSSGARTSTLDDTIERCIGDYFGWTQFLRAILISLAWAFDAQQTFITVFTDVDPTWHCTRNNTTNICSSSSQVCLLPDEAWSWDLPPYTSTISEWSLQCAGSFLAGLPASSFFAGSLAGGFVLATLADSSLGRKKLLVLSCLLMSISGLLTALVSTNVWIYTALRFLCGFGRASVGTCALVLATEMVGKRWRAHVGMIGFLFFTLGFLSLPLMAYLNRGSSWRVLYFWSCAPTVLYSILVHFFAYESPRWLYVRGRKQEFLSTLKRIATVPTPQLLDITSSCFSNNTNSSSGTTGCELDIDDATRNAANFWNSSSYYALWEKPWAFRRLAAVMAIGFGTGMVYYGMPLGLGNLSFNLYLSVTLNALSEFPAAFMTFFLIATLNRKGLVLGLSVASGVCSCLIIVVEQVINSNSYYYWWRNALQMVLELASFFSACTGFNVLMIFTLELFPTSVRNSALSMVRQAVVFGGLFSPLLVAAGRNGFLSYGVFGVTIAVSGLFVGCLPETRGAALCDTLDEQEHKETLAFSAKITHECA; encoded by the coding sequence ATGACCGACCCAGCTCCATTAATTTTGCGCTCatcatcctcctcctcctcagtaGTAGCAGCAGAAGCCAGTCCGCCCAGTAGCGGTGCCAGAACCTCAACCTTGGATGACACCATCGAGCGTTGCATTGGCGACTACTTTGGATGGACACAGTTTCTCCGTGCCATCCTAATATCTTTGGCCTGGGCATTCGACGCCCAGCAAACTTTCATCACAGTCTTCACTGATGTCGACCCAACTTGGCACTGTACTCGTAATAACACTACTAATATCTGCAGCAGCAGCTCCCAAGTGTGCCTTCTCCCTGACGAAGCATGGTCATGGGATCTGCCTCCCTACACCTCCACCATTTCGGAGTGGTCCCTCCAGTGTGCTGGTTCCTTCCTCGCTGGCCTACCCGCCTCATCCTTCTTCGCCGGCTCTCTTGCCGGTGGCTTCGTTCTCGCCACGCTAGCCGACTCCTCCCTGGGAAGAAAGAAGTTGCTCGTCCTGTCTTGCCTGCTCATGTCCATCTCCGGCCTCCTCACCGCCTTAGTCTCCACCAACGTATGGATCTACACGGCCTTGAGGTTTCTGTGCGGCTTTGGCAGGGCCTCCGTGGGGACGTGCGCGCTGGTTCTGGCGACGGAGATGGTGGGCAAGAGGTGGAGGGCCCACGTTGGGATGATAGGCTTCTTGTTTTTCACGTTGGGGTTTCTGTCATTACCCCTGATGGCTTACCTGAATAGAGGGTCTTCCTGGCGAGTCCTGTACTTCTGGAGCTGCGCCCCAACCGTCTTGTACTCCATACTAGTCCATTTCTTCGCATACGAGTCTCCCAGATGGCTATACGTCCGAGGCCGCAAACAGGAATTCCTGAGTACCCTCAAACGCATCGCCACAGTACCCACACCTCAACTACTCGATATAACTAGCAGCTGCTTCTCAAATAACACCAATAGTAGTAGTGGCACCACAGGATGCGAGCTCGATATTGATGATGCAACCAGAAATGCTGCTAATTTCTGGAATTCCTCCAGCTACTATGCCTTATGGGAGAAGCCGTGGGCATTTCGAAGACTTGCGGCGGTGATGGCCATCGGTTTTGGGACCGGCATGGTGTACTACGGTATGCCCCTGGGACTTGGGAATTTGTCCTTTAATCTCTACTTGAGCGTGACGCTGAACGCACTCTCCGAGTTTCCGGCTGCTTTCATGACTTTCTTTCTCATTGCGACACTCAACAGAAAAGGTCTGGTTCTGGGACTTTCTGTAGCGAGTGGTGTTTGCAGCTGCCTAATAATCGTTGTTGAGCAGGTAATCAACAGTAACAGCTACTACTACTGGTGGAGGAATGCCCTGCAGATGGTTTTGGAGctggcttcatttttcagcGCCTGCACTGGTTTTAACGTCCTCATGATTTTCACTTTAGAGTTGTTCCCTACCTCCGTCAGGAACTCCGCATTGTCAATGGTGAGGCAGGCTGTGGTGTTTGGTGGGCTGTTCAGTCCGCTGCTGGTGGCTGCTGGAAGAAATGGATTCCTTTCATACGGGGTGTTCGGGGTGACCATAGCAGTGAGTGGACTGTTCGTCGGATGCCTTCCGGAGACCAGGGGTGCCGCACTCTGTGATACACTGGACGAACAAGAGCACAAGGAGACCCTGGCATTTTCTGCTAAAATTACCCATGAATGCGCCTAG